In Aliarcobacter faecis, a genomic segment contains:
- a CDS encoding serine hydroxymethyltransferase, with product MNYITNERLEVADKEVFDIVEVELARQTNHLEMIASENFTSPAVMQAMGSVFTNKYAEGYPYKRYYGGCEQADKVEQLAIDRACQIFNCKFANVQPHSGSQANGAVYAALLKAGDKILGMDLSHGGHLTHGSKPSFSGQNYSAFYYGVELDGRINYDKVEQIAKTVQPKIIVCGASAYAREIDFKRFREIADSVGAILFADIAHIAGLVAANEHPSPFPHAHVVTTTTHKTLRGPRGGMIMTNDEEIAKKVNSAIFPGLQGGPLVHVIAAKAVAFKEILDPKWKNYAVQVKANARVLGEVLIKRGYDIVSGGTDNHLVLVSFLNKPFSGKDADAALGNAGITVNKNTVPGETRSPFVTSGIRIGSPALTARGMKEKEFEFIANKICDVLDNIEDTQLHAKINKELEELASNFVIYSSSTY from the coding sequence ATGAACTATATAACAAACGAAAGATTAGAAGTAGCAGACAAAGAGGTATTTGATATTGTAGAAGTGGAATTAGCTAGACAAACAAATCATCTTGAAATGATTGCTAGTGAAAACTTTACAAGTCCTGCAGTTATGCAAGCTATGGGTAGTGTATTTACAAACAAATATGCTGAAGGTTATCCTTATAAAAGATATTATGGTGGTTGTGAGCAAGCTGACAAAGTTGAGCAATTAGCTATTGATAGAGCTTGTCAAATTTTTAATTGCAAATTTGCAAATGTTCAACCACATAGTGGTAGTCAAGCTAATGGTGCAGTTTATGCAGCATTACTTAAAGCTGGTGATAAAATCTTAGGTATGGATTTATCTCATGGTGGACACTTAACTCATGGAAGTAAACCAAGTTTCTCTGGTCAAAACTACTCTGCTTTTTATTATGGTGTTGAACTTGATGGAAGAATTAATTATGATAAAGTTGAGCAAATTGCAAAAACTGTTCAACCAAAAATCATTGTTTGTGGAGCTAGCGCTTATGCTAGAGAGATTGATTTTAAAAGATTTAGAGAAATAGCTGATAGTGTTGGTGCTATTTTATTTGCTGATATCGCTCATATTGCTGGTCTTGTTGCTGCTAATGAACATCCTAGTCCATTCCCTCATGCTCATGTTGTAACTACTACTACTCATAAGACTTTAAGAGGTCCTAGAGGTGGTATGATTATGACTAATGATGAAGAGATTGCTAAAAAAGTAAATAGTGCTATTTTCCCTGGTCTTCAAGGTGGACCACTTGTTCATGTAATTGCTGCAAAAGCTGTTGCTTTTAAAGAAATCTTAGATCCTAAATGGAAAAATTATGCTGTACAAGTAAAAGCAAATGCTAGAGTATTAGGTGAAGTATTAATCAAACGAGGATATGATATAGTAAGTGGTGGAACAGATAATCACTTAGTATTAGTAAGCTTTTTAAATAAACCATTTAGTGGAAAAGATGCAGATGCAGCACTTGGAAATGCAGGGATAACTGTAAATAAAAATACAGTTCCAGGAGAGACAAGAAGTCCATTTGTAACATCAGGAATTAGAATAGGAAGTCCTGCATTAACTGCTAGAGGAATGAAAGAGAAAGAGTTTGAGTTTATTGCAAATAAAATTTGTGATGTATTAGATAATATTGAAGATACACAGCTTCATGCTAAAATTAATAAAGAATTAGAAGAACTTGCTAGCAATTTTGTTATTTATAGTAGTTCGACTTATTAA
- a CDS encoding SPOR domain-containing protein — protein MQIKGNEFLKNVQKKQEREELEKRLQELKSSNDNSYIEDEAQTIRQQPSFTQQESINPYQTSFEQNIQNNANLNSQHELDNIMLGASTFSNEDNKKKYIMLGVVLVVLFLLTIIIIRLLTSDSTKEDSFTSNGAKTSESKSLSNNNIEENFQKIINERAKKDNEQMIDPSRLSAEERLNNIQTTQDNSQQTEHEETADNTNNQSISNETIDDAMRKVEEKKAKQTQNVQQTTKTEVVKKEPAIQKTEPKKSVKDLMVNETTTNKSISNESAPTSGYFVQVGAFSKKPADSFINKIRSGNLKYKIYQHEVNGVLYNKVLIGPYSSKEAASQNIGNIKTTLDIANAHVVKF, from the coding sequence ATGCAAATAAAAGGTAATGAATTCTTAAAAAATGTTCAAAAAAAGCAAGAGAGAGAAGAGTTAGAAAAAAGATTACAAGAGCTTAAATCTTCAAATGACAATAGTTATATTGAAGATGAAGCTCAAACAATTAGACAACAACCCTCTTTTACACAACAAGAGAGTATCAATCCTTATCAAACTAGTTTTGAACAAAATATACAAAATAATGCTAACTTAAATTCACAACATGAGCTCGATAATATAATGCTTGGAGCATCAACATTTAGCAATGAAGACAATAAGAAAAAGTATATTATGCTAGGAGTTGTTTTAGTAGTTTTATTTTTACTAACAATTATTATAATAAGATTACTAACAAGTGATTCAACAAAAGAGGACTCATTTACTTCAAATGGTGCTAAAACTTCTGAATCAAAAAGTTTATCAAATAATAACATTGAAGAAAATTTCCAAAAAATCATAAATGAAAGAGCAAAAAAAGATAATGAACAGATGATTGACCCTAGTAGATTATCTGCAGAAGAGAGATTAAATAATATTCAAACAACTCAAGACAATAGCCAACAAACAGAGCATGAAGAGACAGCTGATAATACAAACAACCAATCTATATCTAATGAAACTATAGATGATGCGATGAGAAAAGTTGAAGAGAAAAAAGCAAAACAAACACAAAATGTTCAACAAACAACAAAAACAGAAGTAGTAAAAAAAGAGCCAGCTATTCAAAAAACAGAACCTAAAAAATCTGTAAAAGATTTAATGGTAAATGAAACTACTACTAATAAAAGTATAAGTAATGAATCTGCACCTACTAGTGGTTATTTTGTTCAAGTTGGTGCATTTAGCAAAAAACCTGCTGATAGTTTTATAAATAAAATTAGAAGTGGTAATTTAAAATACAAAATTTATCAACATGAAGTAAATGGTGTTTTATATAATAAAGTTTTAATTGGTCCATACTCTTCAAAAGAAGCAGCTAGCCAGAATATAGGAAATATTAAAACAACTTTAGATATTGCAAATGCTCATGTAGTTAAATTTTAA
- a CDS encoding anthranilate synthase component I family protein, whose protein sequence is MNFYNKTLFLDQFTPVSIYEKAKALYKNELSFLFESTISSNNDGNFSYIIIGARERIWYKNSECFFKNELGSIEKVDNNPLIFLKKYYKNFDKNIYKQKAKELGIGLIDGFIGNVGYDIGKEFEPKLKTSMNNLEDQLNIPDLDLIRPKIILAYSHKTSKLTILTSIESLKNELDIIEKELLKPYIYTPLKKAEILDEGKFNYTKDEFFEMVEKSKEMIKSGDIFQILMSNRFIQSAIVDHLSFYRALRSKNPSPYLYLLEFEDFSIAGSSPEVMIRLIDGHLLLRPIAGTRKRGTTLEKDLEMEKELINDKKERAEHLMLVDLGRNDVGRVARAGSVKVTELMRIERYSHVMHIVSDVEAILDEKYDMFDLFMATFTAGTMTGAPKIRAMELIAQFEKIKRNFYSGSIAYFGFDGNMDSAITIRTCLLTQDKIIFQAGAGVVADSKNEDEYLEVHNKLAANVATLKDLS, encoded by the coding sequence ATGAATTTTTATAACAAAACTCTATTTTTAGACCAATTTACACCTGTATCAATTTATGAAAAAGCAAAGGCTCTTTATAAAAATGAGCTTAGCTTTTTATTTGAAAGTACTATTAGTTCAAACAATGATGGGAACTTCTCATATATAATTATTGGAGCAAGAGAGAGAATTTGGTATAAAAATAGTGAATGTTTTTTTAAAAATGAATTAGGAAGTATAGAAAAAGTAGATAATAATCCTCTTATATTTTTAAAAAAATATTATAAAAATTTTGATAAAAACATCTATAAACAAAAAGCAAAAGAGTTGGGAATTGGTTTAATTGATGGGTTTATTGGAAATGTTGGTTATGATATAGGAAAAGAGTTCGAACCAAAATTGAAAACTTCTATGAATAATTTAGAGGATCAATTAAATATTCCTGATTTAGATTTAATTCGTCCAAAAATAATTCTAGCATATTCACATAAAACTTCAAAATTAACAATCCTTACTTCTATTGAAAGTCTTAAAAATGAACTTGATATTATAGAAAAAGAGCTTTTAAAACCTTATATTTATACTCCTCTAAAAAAAGCAGAAATTTTAGATGAAGGGAAATTTAACTATACAAAAGATGAATTTTTTGAAATGGTTGAAAAATCAAAAGAGATGATAAAAAGTGGAGATATTTTTCAAATTTTGATGTCAAATAGATTTATTCAAAGTGCAATTGTAGATCATCTTAGTTTTTATAGAGCTTTAAGAAGTAAAAATCCAAGCCCTTATTTATATCTACTTGAATTTGAAGATTTTTCAATTGCTGGAAGTAGCCCTGAAGTTATGATTAGACTTATAGATGGTCATCTACTTCTTCGTCCAATAGCAGGAACAAGAAAAAGAGGTACAACTCTCGAAAAAGATTTAGAGATGGAAAAAGAACTAATTAATGATAAAAAAGAGAGAGCTGAACATTTAATGCTTGTAGACTTGGGAAGAAATGATGTTGGTCGCGTAGCTCGTGCTGGAAGTGTAAAAGTAACAGAACTTATGAGAATTGAAAGATACTCTCATGTTATGCATATTGTTAGTGATGTAGAAGCGATTCTAGATGAGAAATATGATATGTTTGACCTATTTATGGCAACTTTTACAGCTGGAACTATGACAGGAGCTCCAAAAATAAGAGCTATGGAATTAATAGCACAATTTGAAAAGATTAAACGAAATTTTTACTCTGGAAGCATTGCTTATTTTGGTTTTGATGGTAATATGGATAGTGCAATTACTATTAGAACTTGTCTTCTTACACAAGATAAAATTATTTTTCAAGCTGGTGCTGGAGTTGTTGCTGATTCTAAAAATGAAGATGAGTATTTAGAAGTTCATAATAAACTTGCAGCAAATGTTGCTACATTAAAAGATTTATCATAA
- a CDS encoding pyridoxine 5'-phosphate synthase, whose protein sequence is MLLGVNIDHIATLREARKINDPNPLDALSICKFSGADQITIHLREDRRHIHDLDAKAIIEQSALPINLECSINSDIIDIVCKLKPYRATLVPENRDEVTTEGGLDLEKNFNKIDAAIEKLKENNIEVSLFIDPNNKSIELANMLEVPWIELHTGSYANIYAMLYTNLKHTQHSIKELELNQIELKNRLNRSFEELKTASNFASNLGLKVAAGHGLNYQNVKSICTIKEIVELNIGQSIIARSVFTGLASAITEMKKLINE, encoded by the coding sequence ATGCTTTTAGGTGTAAATATTGATCATATAGCAACTCTAAGAGAAGCCAGAAAAATAAATGACCCAAATCCACTAGATGCTCTTAGCATTTGTAAATTTAGTGGAGCAGACCAAATAACAATTCATCTAAGAGAAGATAGACGACATATTCACGACCTTGATGCAAAAGCTATAATTGAGCAATCAGCACTTCCTATTAATTTGGAGTGTTCTATAAATAGTGATATTATAGATATTGTTTGTAAATTAAAACCTTATCGTGCTACATTAGTTCCTGAAAATAGAGATGAAGTTACCACTGAAGGTGGACTAGATTTAGAAAAGAATTTCAATAAAATAGATGCAGCTATTGAAAAATTAAAAGAGAATAATATTGAAGTTTCACTTTTTATTGACCCTAATAATAAATCAATAGAGTTAGCAAATATGTTAGAAGTTCCTTGGATTGAACTTCATACAGGAAGTTATGCAAATATCTATGCTATGCTCTATACAAATCTAAAACATACTCAACACTCAATAAAAGAGCTTGAATTAAACCAAATTGAACTTAAAAATAGACTAAATAGAAGTTTTGAAGAGCTTAAAACTGCATCTAATTTTGCCTCAAATTTAGGGTTAAAAGTAGCTGCAGGACATGGCTTAAACTATCAAAATGTTAAAAGTATTTGCACTATAAAAGAGATAGTAGAGTTAAATATTGGACAAAGTATTATTGCAAGGTCTGTTTTTACAGGATTAGCTAGTGCAATTACAGAGATGAAAAAACTAATAAATGAATAA
- the pdxA gene encoding 4-hydroxythreonine-4-phosphate dehydrogenase, translating to MNNLPKIAISIGDLNGIGIEIALNSHKEISEFCTPIYCINKELLNQASKFLDIKIPENFKLFETIGKFILKPSKVCKNAGLYSFNSFLDAIVLAKEKKVDAICTLPINKESWSKAKISYKGHTEVLRDIFKKDAIMMLGCKEMYVALFTEHIALKNVAKKIKTKKIINFLQDFYSCTNAKKVAVLALNPHAGDGGVLGKEEKKIEKAIKKVNKTLGNSIFSMPLVPDTAFSPNSRKNYKYYIAMYHDQGLTPLKALYFEESINVSLNLPIIRTSVDHGTAFDIAYKNKKPSNKSYINAIKEAINLSKK from the coding sequence ATGAATAATTTACCTAAAATTGCTATTAGTATAGGAGACTTAAACGGAATTGGTATAGAGATAGCTTTAAATTCTCATAAAGAGATTTCAGAATTTTGCACTCCTATTTACTGTATAAATAAAGAGCTTTTAAATCAAGCTTCTAAATTTTTAGATATAAAAATACCAGAAAACTTTAAACTATTTGAAACTATAGGAAAGTTTATACTAAAGCCCTCTAAAGTTTGTAAAAATGCTGGTCTATACTCTTTTAACTCTTTCTTAGATGCTATTGTTTTAGCAAAAGAGAAAAAAGTTGATGCTATTTGTACACTTCCTATAAATAAAGAATCATGGAGTAAAGCAAAAATCTCTTATAAAGGACATACAGAAGTTTTAAGAGATATTTTTAAAAAAGATGCAATTATGATGTTAGGTTGCAAAGAGATGTATGTTGCACTTTTTACAGAACATATTGCATTAAAGAATGTAGCAAAAAAAATAAAGACAAAAAAAATAATTAATTTTTTACAAGATTTCTACTCTTGTACAAATGCAAAAAAAGTTGCTGTTTTAGCTCTAAATCCTCATGCAGGAGATGGTGGAGTTTTAGGGAAAGAGGAGAAAAAAATAGAAAAAGCTATAAAAAAAGTAAATAAAACTTTAGGAAATAGTATATTTTCTATGCCTTTAGTTCCTGATACAGCATTTAGCCCAAATTCAAGAAAAAACTACAAATATTATATAGCTATGTATCATGACCAAGGTTTAACTCCACTAAAAGCTCTCTATTTTGAAGAGAGTATAAATGTAAGCCTAAATCTTCCAATTATAAGAACAAGTGTTGATCATGGAACTGCTTTTGATATAGCTTATAAAAATAAGAAACCATCAAATAAAAGTTATATAAATGCAATAAAAGAAGCTATAAATTTAAGTAAAAAATGA
- a CDS encoding ATP-binding protein: MKLLEENYQINFSKINFLERKIKINSSKTLICGASKVGKSYLIFDFLSNFKSEEYLYIDLADLRNKNIIEELTFLEEFISKNSIKVLVLENFNFDCKIPNCENIILSSQKNITYNNFEKIDLYALDFEEYLLFDSKHQNITQSFNSFLKYGNLPLSINIEEHKKIPRLQEILKLNSKDETSYEILKILIENIDEKKSIFQLFNQLKARIKISKDRFYEECKELEERNNIFFIEKYNQEMSLKKIYTYNYAFLNAISFTKKFKQEFTNMVFLEIKKENNKIFYLENIDFYIKDENLAIVCIPFFNQTINSNLLKKVVKTALENKIEKIEIITVSNSENLSNSKIQINVISFYEWALS, from the coding sequence ATGAAACTACTTGAAGAGAACTATCAAATAAACTTCTCTAAAATAAATTTTTTAGAGAGAAAAATAAAAATAAATAGTTCAAAAACTCTAATTTGTGGAGCTTCAAAAGTTGGAAAATCTTATTTAATTTTTGATTTTCTAAGTAACTTTAAAAGTGAAGAGTATTTATATATAGATTTAGCTGATTTAAGAAATAAAAATATTATAGAAGAGTTAACTTTTTTAGAAGAATTTATCTCTAAAAATAGTATAAAAGTTTTAGTTTTAGAAAATTTTAATTTTGATTGCAAAATTCCAAATTGTGAAAATATAATTTTAAGCTCTCAAAAAAATATAACTTATAATAATTTTGAAAAAATAGATTTATATGCTTTAGATTTTGAAGAGTATCTACTTTTTGACTCGAAACATCAAAATATTACTCAAAGTTTTAATAGCTTTTTAAAATATGGAAACCTACCACTTTCTATAAATATTGAAGAGCATAAAAAAATACCAAGACTTCAAGAGATACTTAAATTAAACTCTAAAGATGAAACAAGCTATGAGATATTAAAAATTTTAATAGAAAATATAGATGAAAAGAAGTCTATCTTTCAACTATTCAATCAACTAAAAGCTAGAATTAAAATCTCAAAAGATAGATTCTATGAAGAGTGTAAGGAACTAGAAGAAAGAAATAATATCTTTTTTATAGAAAAATATAATCAAGAGATGAGTTTAAAAAAGATTTATACATATAATTATGCTTTTTTAAATGCTATAAGCTTTACAAAAAAATTTAAGCAAGAGTTTACAAATATGGTTTTTCTTGAAATAAAAAAGGAAAATAATAAAATTTTCTATCTTGAAAATATAGATTTTTATATAAAAGATGAAAATTTAGCAATAGTTTGTATCCCATTTTTTAATCAAACAATAAATTCAAACCTACTTAAAAAAGTAGTAAAAACTGCTTTAGAAAATAAAATAGAAAAAATAGAAATTATTACAGTTTCAAATAGTGAAAATTTATCGAATAGCAAGATACAAATTAATGTTATATCTTTTTATGAATGGGCTTTAAGCTAA
- the pyrH gene encoding UMP kinase, with amino-acid sequence MNKRVLVKFSGEALAGAEGYGIDTKILDYIAEEIKTLVEYGIEVAIVIGGGNIIRGVTAAADGVIKRTSADYMGMLGTVINGVAMQEALEHKGLNARLQTAIKMEEIAEPFIVRKAMRHFEKGRVVIFGAGTGNPYFTTDTGATLRATEIGASMLIKATKVNGVYDKDPMKFADAQKLDFLSYDRALEDQIKVMDDTAIALAKDNKLPIAVTNMNEKGNLLRIVQGDYSKCSIVK; translated from the coding sequence ATGAACAAAAGAGTACTTGTTAAATTTTCTGGAGAAGCTTTAGCTGGAGCTGAAGGTTATGGTATAGATACTAAGATTTTAGATTATATTGCAGAAGAGATTAAAACTTTAGTTGAGTATGGTATAGAAGTTGCTATTGTTATTGGTGGGGGAAATATTATTCGTGGTGTTACAGCTGCAGCTGATGGTGTTATAAAAAGAACAAGTGCTGATTATATGGGAATGCTAGGGACTGTAATAAATGGTGTTGCTATGCAAGAGGCATTAGAGCATAAAGGTCTTAATGCAAGATTACAAACTGCAATAAAAATGGAAGAAATAGCTGAACCTTTTATCGTAAGAAAAGCAATGAGACACTTTGAAAAAGGAAGAGTGGTAATTTTTGGAGCAGGTACAGGAAATCCATACTTTACAACTGATACAGGAGCTACTTTAAGAGCTACTGAAATTGGTGCTAGTATGCTGATTAAAGCTACTAAAGTAAATGGAGTTTATGATAAAGATCCAATGAAATTTGCTGATGCACAAAAACTTGATTTTTTAAGTTATGATAGAGCTTTGGAAGACCAAATAAAAGTTATGGATGATACAGCAATTGCTTTAGCAAAAGATAATAAACTTCCAATAGCTGTTACAAATATGAATGAAAAAGGGAACCTTTTAAGAATTGTTCAAGGCGATTATAGTAAGTGTTCAATAGTAAAATAG
- a CDS encoding DNA-directed RNA polymerase subunit omega, with the protein MERLEERISRALKQVDNDRYILAVAVGQRADELSKGAKPLLSQNTQKMKYTDIAIDEIANGLLKIEGLVNK; encoded by the coding sequence ATGGAAAGATTAGAAGAGAGAATTTCAAGAGCGTTAAAACAAGTTGATAATGATAGATATATTCTTGCAGTTGCAGTTGGTCAAAGAGCAGATGAATTAAGTAAAGGGGCAAAACCTCTTTTAAGTCAAAATACTCAAAAAATGAAATATACAGATATTGCAATTGATGAGATTGCAAATGGTCTATTAAAAATTGAGGGACTGGTAAATAAATAA
- a CDS encoding RelA/SpoT family protein, whose amino-acid sequence MNNFFKEVQTINTIDGAINKLKTRIDISEKLYEIINFIIEAHEGQFRKSGEPYSVHPILVATVTSTFSQDEDVIATALLHDVVEDTPFTLEYIQERWGKNVANMVKGLTKVSDIREENFITSKDSTDAKIVQAALTFRKMLIASVDDPRVLIVKLCDRLHNMLTLGVLQPHKQRRIAEETLVVYVPIANRLGISTLKNELEDLAFFYIYPEEYKKIDEFLKENEQSMQLSFNNFISVTKNLLEKNGFEEKNIKIYSRIKHHYSIYLKMQRKGITIEEVLDLFAIRILVPTDIECYKALGHIHLEFKPLVSRFKDYVATPKENGYQTIHTTVFYNSKIYEIQIRSFDMHSIAEYGIAAHWAYKSGEKNNTTNTNANLNWLKSLEFSNDNIEEFYNETKENLFNDEIIVYSPKGEVFILPIGSTAYDFAFAVHTNVGEKAVSCYINKIKKPLLTVLKSTDIVSIEVGEETIARCSWIDMLKTPRAKKQLKILCTQRQKEIDKLSGRNILNTVFSRYYENILEVHNIDNIYKVPQVLSYFKHAKLLLEKRITKEKGLMARFKILTSKIKEFKFDNMMIYSNFNINSISFDHCCHPKFGDDIVAFRNGNDAIIHHKMCDKAYSKIRANHQMLFCTWTDSSVFRYKMLISIPNTKGELAKVFNYLSKNDFYILVVNFGRQKHTYNQYCDIEFETNKSNIDEVKKIVEKEIKVIEFLSKKDAYNK is encoded by the coding sequence ATGAATAATTTTTTTAAAGAAGTACAAACTATTAACACTATTGATGGTGCTATTAACAAACTTAAAACTAGAATTGATATTTCAGAAAAACTCTATGAAATTATCAATTTTATAATTGAAGCACATGAAGGACAATTTAGAAAAAGTGGTGAGCCATACTCTGTTCACCCTATTTTAGTTGCAACAGTAACATCAACATTTTCACAAGATGAAGATGTAATTGCTACAGCTCTTCTACATGATGTTGTTGAAGACACTCCTTTTACTTTGGAATATATCCAAGAAAGATGGGGTAAAAATGTTGCAAATATGGTTAAAGGGCTTACAAAAGTTTCAGATATTAGAGAAGAGAACTTTATAACTTCAAAAGATTCAACTGATGCAAAAATTGTTCAAGCAGCTTTAACATTTAGAAAAATGTTGATTGCTTCAGTTGATGACCCACGAGTTTTAATTGTAAAACTTTGTGATAGACTTCATAATATGCTTACTCTTGGTGTTTTACAACCACATAAACAAAGAAGAATCGCTGAAGAGACTTTAGTTGTTTATGTTCCTATTGCAAACAGATTGGGTATTTCAACACTTAAAAATGAGCTAGAAGACTTAGCATTTTTTTATATCTATCCAGAAGAGTATAAAAAAATAGATGAGTTCTTAAAAGAGAATGAACAATCTATGCAATTAAGCTTCAACAATTTTATATCTGTTACTAAAAATCTCTTAGAAAAAAATGGTTTTGAAGAAAAAAACATCAAAATCTATTCAAGAATAAAGCACCACTACTCAATATATTTAAAAATGCAAAGAAAAGGGATAACTATTGAAGAAGTTCTTGATTTATTTGCAATTAGAATTTTAGTTCCAACAGATATTGAGTGCTATAAAGCTTTAGGTCATATTCATCTTGAATTTAAACCTCTTGTTTCTAGATTTAAAGATTATGTAGCAACTCCTAAAGAGAATGGTTATCAGACAATTCATACAACAGTTTTTTATAACTCAAAAATCTATGAAATTCAAATTCGTTCTTTTGATATGCATAGTATTGCAGAATATGGAATTGCTGCTCATTGGGCATATAAAAGTGGGGAAAAAAACAATACTACAAACACTAATGCTAATCTAAATTGGCTAAAATCTTTAGAGTTTTCAAATGATAATATTGAAGAGTTTTATAATGAAACTAAAGAAAATCTATTTAATGATGAAATAATTGTTTATTCACCAAAAGGTGAAGTTTTTATCCTTCCAATTGGCTCAACTGCTTATGATTTTGCCTTTGCAGTTCATACAAATGTTGGAGAAAAAGCAGTTTCTTGTTATATAAATAAGATAAAAAAACCTCTTTTAACAGTTTTAAAAAGTACAGATATTGTATCTATTGAAGTAGGAGAAGAGACTATTGCTAGATGTTCTTGGATAGATATGCTAAAAACTCCTAGAGCAAAAAAACAGCTAAAAATTTTATGTACTCAAAGACAAAAAGAGATAGATAAATTATCAGGAAGAAATATATTAAATACAGTTTTTTCAAGATATTATGAAAATATTTTAGAAGTTCATAATATTGATAACATCTATAAAGTTCCTCAGGTTCTAAGCTATTTTAAACATGCAAAACTCCTTCTTGAAAAACGCATTACTAAAGAAAAAGGTTTAATGGCTAGATTTAAAATTTTAACTAGTAAAATAAAAGAGTTTAAGTTTGACAATATGATGATTTACTCAAATTTCAATATAAATTCTATCTCTTTTGACCACTGTTGCCATCCTAAATTTGGTGATGATATTGTTGCTTTTAGAAATGGAAATGATGCAATAATCCACCATAAAATGTGCGATAAAGCATATTCAAAGATTAGAGCAAACCACCAAATGCTATTTTGTACATGGACAGATAGTAGTGTATTTAGATATAAAATGTTAATTAGCATTCCAAATACAAAAGGTGAATTAGCAAAAGTATTTAACTATTTATCAAAAAATGATTTCTATATTTTAGTTGTAAATTTTGGAAGACAAAAACACACTTATAATCAATATTGTGATATAGAGTTTGAAACAAATAAATCAAATATAGATGAAGTTAAAAAAATTGTAGAAAAAGAGATAAAGGTTATCGAATTTTTATCAAAAAAAGATGCATATAATAAATAA